The sequence below is a genomic window from Deltaproteobacteria bacterium.
AACATAAAACCTCCTAGCAGTGCTCTTAGCGCTGCGTGTTAAATTATGACAAGCGTCATCGAACGATGAAATAAATTCAAGTTAACGACCAAATTATAGGAAATCAGTCAGAACCTCTTTGGCATCTTCAAGACACTCGCTCGACACAAGCAATCTAACAGCGATGTTCCGTGCCAACGCAAAGTTCTCGCCTTGCGCAAGATACGGGATATCTTCGGCTTCAAGAATCGATTTGATGATCGAAATTTGCCCCGCGTCCGCGGTGCTCAAGACTTCTACTAGATCGACGAACTCTGGTTTCGCTTCTACAGGCAATTCTACGATCAGTGCGACATCGCAGTCGTGACACCGCGTGAAGCCGGGGCGA
It includes:
- a CDS encoding DUF2007 domain-containing protein; this encodes MYCPNCRSEYRPGFTRCHDCDVALIVELPVEAKPEFVDLVEVLSTADAGQISIIKSILEAEDIPYLAQGENFALARNIAVRLLVSSECLEDAKEVLTDFL